A region of the Chryseobacterium cucumeris genome:
ATATGTCAGAAAAAAAATAGAAGTATACCAGAAAAACAAAAGTGTTTCAAGTATGGAACAATTGATTTAAGGAATTAGGGCTTAGGATTTAGAAAATAGTTTTACATTTTCACTTCCTGGGCCCTAATTTCTGAATCTTATTTTGAAAATAACTGTCCTAAAATAATCCCGGCAGCCATTGACACATTGAGGCTTTCTGTAGACTGGGATTTTCCAAATCTAGGAATACTGATACTTTTTTGTACCAGTTTTTCCGTCTCAGGTCTCATTCCGTTTCCTTCATTTCCTAAAATAAGGTTTAGCTTTTCGGGTTTCTGGAAAGTATAAATATTCTCCCCTTCCATATCCGTTCCGATATTTACATTCTCTGTTTTGGAAAGATATTCCACCAGATCAGTATACACCACATTCACTCTGGTAAAAGATCCCATGGTTGCCTGAATGACTTTCGGATTGTACACATCTACGGTATCTTCACTACAGATGATCTGTTCAATACCAAACCAGTCTGCAAGACGTATAATGGTTCCCAGGTTTCCGGGATCCTGTATTCCATCCAAAACCAATTGTATATTCTTATCTTCCCATTTTTCTTCCTCGGCAAGATAACATACCGCCACGGAATCTTTTGGAGTTTTAAGAAAACTTATTTTTTTTAATTCATTTTCAGAGATATGGGTAACAGGAACGTCAGTACGGTCCAATTTTTGTGGATCGGTTGACAATATTTCTTTAACTTTAAAGTTAGAATTAGAAAGTTCACAAATGATTTTATTACCTTCAACCAAAAACAAATTGTATTTTTGTCTGAACTTCTTTTTATCTAAAGATTGTAAAACTTTT
Encoded here:
- a CDS encoding TrmH family RNA methyltransferase; the protein is MLTAHTIKVLQSLDKKKFRQKYNLFLVEGNKIICELSNSNFKVKEILSTDPQKLDRTDVPVTHISENELKKISFLKTPKDSVAVCYLAEEEKWEDKNIQLVLDGIQDPGNLGTIIRLADWFGIEQIICSEDTVDVYNPKVIQATMGSFTRVNVVYTDLVEYLSKTENVNIGTDMEGENIYTFQKPEKLNLILGNEGNGMRPETEKLVQKSISIPRFGKSQSTESLNVSMAAGIILGQLFSK